The following proteins are co-located in the Shouchella hunanensis genome:
- a CDS encoding YlaH-like family protein — MRNGEEMVPVENLSWLMQATYEQPWIGFVAFIATTLLTVLVFNLGFARKLPVLKMIVVYVMLIIGSFGLWFLEFVFGAPIMAVLAISALVLGIYRFRLFMHRKEKARSEENGGSVG, encoded by the coding sequence ATGCGAAACGGTGAAGAGATGGTACCTGTTGAAAACCTATCTTGGCTTATGCAGGCTACTTATGAGCAACCGTGGATTGGCTTTGTCGCATTTATCGCTACGACGTTGCTCACAGTTCTCGTTTTCAATTTAGGGTTTGCACGAAAATTACCTGTTCTCAAAATGATTGTTGTCTATGTGATGCTGATCATTGGAAGCTTTGGATTATGGTTTCTGGAATTTGTGTTTGGGGCGCCGATTATGGCCGTTTTAGCTATTTCAGCACTCGTGCTAGGGATTTATCGATTTCGGTTGTTTATGCACCGAAAAGAAAAAGCAAGATCGGAAGAAAATGGAGGGAGCGTTGGTTAA
- a CDS encoding YlaI family protein — protein MKVQCVICDCIEDIDDYSVIAKKLRNRPIHTYMCSSCQQRIAKRTDERKATGSFSVPHTQKEESDWP, from the coding sequence ATGAAAGTACAATGCGTTATATGCGACTGTATTGAAGATATTGATGACTATAGCGTTATCGCCAAGAAACTACGAAACCGACCAATTCACACGTACATGTGTAGCAGCTGTCAACAACGAATTGCAAAACGTACAGATGAACGTAAAGCGACTGGCAGTTTCTCCGTTCCACATACACAAAAAGAAGAGAGCGATTGGCCTTAA
- a CDS encoding YlaN family protein — protein MTLHAVTSQSEKAYSLLQEDAEKIRQLIEVQLENLTMPQCPLYEEVLDTRMFGLSREIDFAIRLGLVEEEKGKGILSELERKLALLHDSSLK, from the coding sequence TTGACGTTACATGCTGTGACAAGCCAAAGTGAAAAAGCATATAGTTTACTTCAAGAGGATGCGGAAAAAATCCGTCAGCTAATTGAGGTTCAGCTTGAAAACTTGACAATGCCGCAATGCCCCCTCTACGAAGAGGTTTTAGATACAAGAATGTTTGGTTTATCAAGAGAAATTGATTTTGCCATTCGACTTGGGCTTGTTGAAGAAGAAAAAGGGAAGGGAATCTTGAGTGAGTTAGAACGAAAACTAGCTTTACTTCATGATTCTTCTCTAAAGTAA
- a CDS encoding PhoH family protein, giving the protein MYVLDTNVLLQDPYSIYQFQPHEVIIPAIVLEEVDSKKKNMDEVGRNARMIARIIDQLREGGKLHKGVQLHEGGTVRVELNHRSFQHLKHVFADMTNDNRIIAVALNLQNEEKEKANGRDVVLVSKDALVRVKADSFDLLTEDFLNDRVIESDEGYSGYKDCYTNQEVITAFYKNGEIAVDELEVDHLYPNQFVILKDYSQASSSAIGRVDLLGKKIKPLIGEYEHIWGIKPRNAQQKMAFELLLRNDLPLVTLVGKAGTGKTLLSLAAGLLQTEDLHLYKKLVVARPIVPLGKDIGYLPGEKEEKLKPWMQPIYDNLEFLFDTKKPGELDRILAGLGSIQVEALTYIRGRSIPDQYIIIDEAQNLTKHEVKTILTRVGERSKVVLMGDPQQIDHPYLDEYTNGLTYAVETFKNEALSGHIKLIKGERSALAQLAADLL; this is encoded by the coding sequence ATGTATGTTCTTGATACAAATGTATTGTTACAAGATCCTTATTCGATCTATCAGTTTCAGCCGCACGAAGTTATTATTCCAGCAATTGTTCTTGAAGAAGTCGATTCTAAAAAGAAAAATATGGATGAAGTGGGCCGGAATGCACGAATGATTGCTCGTATTATTGACCAATTAAGAGAAGGCGGAAAGCTTCATAAAGGAGTGCAGCTACACGAAGGAGGTACCGTTCGGGTTGAACTAAATCATCGTTCCTTTCAACATTTAAAGCATGTCTTTGCGGATATGACAAATGATAACCGTATTATTGCGGTTGCGCTTAATTTGCAAAATGAAGAAAAGGAAAAAGCGAACGGACGAGATGTCGTGCTTGTAAGTAAAGATGCTCTTGTACGGGTAAAAGCGGATTCTTTTGATTTGTTGACGGAAGATTTTCTGAATGATCGAGTTATTGAAAGTGACGAAGGCTATAGCGGCTATAAGGATTGCTATACAAATCAAGAAGTCATTACTGCTTTTTATAAAAACGGTGAAATTGCAGTGGATGAATTGGAGGTAGATCATCTCTACCCAAATCAGTTTGTCATTTTAAAGGATTATTCTCAAGCTTCGAGTTCCGCGATTGGTAGAGTCGATTTACTTGGTAAAAAAATCAAACCGTTAATCGGTGAGTATGAACATATATGGGGGATAAAGCCACGAAATGCACAGCAAAAAATGGCCTTTGAACTCTTGCTTCGGAATGACTTACCGCTTGTCACGTTAGTAGGAAAAGCGGGTACAGGTAAAACGTTGCTGTCACTGGCAGCCGGGCTATTACAAACGGAAGACTTACATCTTTATAAAAAACTAGTTGTTGCAAGACCTATTGTACCCCTTGGTAAAGATATCGGCTATTTACCAGGAGAAAAAGAAGAGAAGTTAAAACCATGGATGCAACCAATTTACGACAATCTGGAGTTTTTGTTTGATACGAAAAAGCCTGGAGAGCTTGATCGAATCCTTGCTGGCCTTGGTTCCATCCAAGTGGAAGCATTAACGTATATTAGAGGGAGAAGCATACCCGATCAATATATCATTATTGATGAAGCGCAGAATCTAACAAAACATGAGGTGAAAACAATACTGACTCGTGTTGGTGAACGAAGCAAGGTTGTATTAATGGGAGATCCTCAGCAAATTGATCATCCGTATCTTGATGAATATACAAATGGGTTAACGTACGCAGTGGAAACGTTTAAAAATGAAGCGCTGAGCGGCCATATCAAGTTAATAAAAGGGGAACGCTCAGCGCTTGCGCAGCTTGCAGCCGATTTACTTTAA